In one Dehalococcoidia bacterium genomic region, the following are encoded:
- a CDS encoding Dam family site-specific DNA-(adenine-N6)-methyltransferase — MSLPPFVPPIKCQGIKTKMVDDIRRIANSQVFDRWIEPFCGSCVVPLNIQPRKALLCDSNIHIIHLYQAIQSGEITPAKVKVFLIEEGAKLRTGGEKYYYEVRERFNTTHSVLDFLFLNRSCFNGVMRFNRNGKFNVPFGHKPERFAKAYVTKITNQIRRIAEVTSAYDWQFSSADFRQTLATAKPGDLVYVDPPYAGRHVDYFNSWSEDDEVELGEILKRLPCNFILSTWHSNQFRANNLIERNWKTSKFQIITREHFYHVGPTEELRHPMVEALITNFPVEVSVDKAEAQGLLFV; from the coding sequence ATGAGCTTGCCGCCGTTTGTTCCTCCCATCAAGTGCCAGGGTATCAAAACAAAAATGGTTGACGATATCAGGAGAATCGCTAACAGCCAGGTTTTTGACCGGTGGATAGAACCATTTTGTGGCTCTTGCGTTGTCCCCTTGAATATACAGCCCAGAAAAGCGCTGCTCTGCGACTCAAATATCCACATCATCCACCTATATCAGGCTATCCAGAGTGGTGAGATAACACCAGCTAAGGTTAAAGTTTTTCTCATTGAGGAGGGTGCAAAACTGCGAACCGGAGGGGAAAAATATTACTATGAAGTTCGCGAAAGGTTTAATACTACCCATTCAGTTTTGGACTTCTTGTTTCTGAACAGATCATGCTTCAATGGTGTGATGCGCTTCAACCGAAATGGAAAGTTCAACGTACCTTTTGGCCATAAACCAGAGAGGTTTGCGAAAGCATACGTAACAAAAATTACCAATCAGATCAGACGCATTGCAGAGGTTACATCGGCTTACGATTGGCAGTTTTCCTCGGCTGATTTTCGTCAAACGCTGGCAACAGCAAAACCAGGCGATTTGGTATATGTTGACCCCCCGTATGCTGGGCGTCATGTTGATTATTTCAACTCATGGTCAGAAGATGATGAGGTTGAACTTGGAGAAATTTTGAAACGCCTGCCATGTAATTTCATACTCTCTACGTGGCACAGTAATCAATTTCGGGCAAACAATTTGATTGAGCGGAATTGGAAAACCTCGAAATTTCAAATCATAACGCGGGAACACTTTTATCATGTCGGTCCGACCGAAGAGTTACGACATCCTATGGTGGAAGCCCTCATTACTAACTTCCCAGTAGAAGTAAGTGTTGACAAGGCCGAAGCGCAAGGGTTACTGTTTGTTTAA